Proteins from one Megalops cyprinoides isolate fMegCyp1 chromosome 11, fMegCyp1.pri, whole genome shotgun sequence genomic window:
- the LOC118785921 gene encoding Golgi reassembly-stacking protein 2-like isoform X1, with the protein MGGGQSVEIPGGGSEGYHVLRVQENSPGHRAGLEPFFDFIVSINNTRLNKDNDTLKELLKVNVEKPVKILVYSSKTLELRETTVTPSNMWGGQGLLGVSIRFCSFEGANENVWHVLEVETNSPAALAGLRPHTDYIIGADTVMNESEDLFSLIESHEGKGLKLYVYNTDTDNCREVVITPNSAWGGEGSLGCGIGYGYLHRIPTRPFEEGKKISFPGQASSEPVSPLKDGFMEVQLSAVSPPPPAPSAPSGLEEGLSGLSVSCAPPTASSVLNTGTALSISSVPPTISSVLNTGVPTVPLLPTQASTSMSSVPPFNPATTLPGLMPLPGGLPPLPNLPNLPNLNVPLPDLSTMSLPSISGLPPPTGLPPLAGLPPLNLPGMAPLSLSSMLPSQLPLVAGVTPALSEFPAPIAPPSLTAVSTAAPALILDTASSPKPPAPVHMATETAVSTDTLSAALAGAQVSPVSS; encoded by the exons ATGGGAGGGGGCCAGAGTGTCGAGATTCCCGGAGGAGGATCCGAGGGTTATCACGTCCTTAGA GTGCAAGAGAATTCCCCGGGTCACCGGGCAGGATTAGAGCCGTTCTTCGACTTCATCGTTTCCATAAATAATACCAGATTG AACAAAGACAATGACACCCTGAAAGAGCTGCTGAAGGTGAATGTGGAGAAGCCGGTGAAGATCCTGGTGTACAGCAGCAAGACACTGGAGCTGCGAGAGACCACTGTCACCCCCAGCAACATGTGGGGAGgccaggggctgctgggagtcAGCATCCGCTTCTGCAGCTTCGAGGGAGCCAATGAGAACGTCTGGCACGTGCTG GAGGTGGAGACGAACTCTCCCGCTGCCCTGGCAGGCTTAAGGCCACACACAGACTACATTATTGGAGCCGACACTGTCATGAATGAG TCCGAGGACCTGTTCTCCCTCATCGAGTCGCACGAGGGGAAGGGCCTGAAGCTGTACGTGTACAACACAGACACGGACAACTGCCGAGAGGTGGTGATCACGCCCAACAGCGCATGGGGCGGGGAGGGCAG TCTGGGCTGCGGGATCGGCTACGGCTACCTCCACAGGATCCCCACACGACCCTTCGAGGAGGGGAAGAAGATCAGCTTTCCGGGACAGGCCTCCAGTGAGCCGGTCAGCCCGCTGAAGGACGGCTTCATGGAG GTGCAGCTCTCTGCggtcagccccccccctcctgcaccTTCTGCTCCCTCGGGACTTGAGGAGGGACTCTCCGGCCTGTCAGTCAGCTGCGCCCCGCCCACCGCCTCCAGCGTTCTCAACACAGGTACTGCCCTGTCAATCAGCTCCGTCCCGCCCACCATCTCCAGCGTTCTCAACACAG GTGTCCCGACTGTACCATTGTTACCTACTCAAGCCAGCACCTCCATGAGCTCAGTACCTCCCTTCAACCCCGCCACCACGTTACCAG GTCTGATGCCCTTGCCAGGGGGCCTGCCACCTCTTCCTAATCTGCCTAATCTGCCAAATCTGAATGTCCCGTTACCGGATTTGAGCACAATGTCATTACCCAGCATCAGTGGCCTGCCCCCACCTACAG GTCTCCCTCCTCTGGCCGGCCTGCCCCCTCTGAATCTGCCCGGGATGgcccccctgtccctctcaaGCATGCTCCCATCCCAGCTGCCCCTGGTCGCGGGTGTGACGCCCGCCCTGTCCGAATTCCCCGCTCCCATCGCCCCGCCCTCCCTCACAGCCGTCAGCACGGCCGCCCCCGCCCTGATCCTGGACACAGCATCATCTCCGAAACCTCCCGCCCCCGTTCACATGGCGACAGAGACGGCGGTCTCCACGGATACCCTCTCCGCCGCACTGGCGGGCGCCCAGGTGTCTCCCGTGTCCTCGTAA
- the LOC118785921 gene encoding Golgi reassembly-stacking protein 2-like isoform X2 — MGGGQSVEIPGGGSEGYHVLRVQENSPGHRAGLEPFFDFIVSINNTRLNKDNDTLKELLKVNVEKPVKILVYSSKTLELRETTVTPSNMWGGQGLLGVSIRFCSFEGANENVWHVLEVETNSPAALAGLRPHTDYIIGADTVMNESEDLFSLIESHEGKGLKLYVYNTDTDNCREVVITPNSAWGGEGSLGCGIGYGYLHRIPTRPFEEGKKISFPGQASSEPVSPLKDGFMEVQLSAVSPPPPAPSAPSGLEEGLSGLSVSCAPPTASSVLNTGVPTVPLLPTQASTSMSSVPPFNPATTLPGLMPLPGGLPPLPNLPNLPNLNVPLPDLSTMSLPSISGLPPPTGLPPLAGLPPLNLPGMAPLSLSSMLPSQLPLVAGVTPALSEFPAPIAPPSLTAVSTAAPALILDTASSPKPPAPVHMATETAVSTDTLSAALAGAQVSPVSS; from the exons ATGGGAGGGGGCCAGAGTGTCGAGATTCCCGGAGGAGGATCCGAGGGTTATCACGTCCTTAGA GTGCAAGAGAATTCCCCGGGTCACCGGGCAGGATTAGAGCCGTTCTTCGACTTCATCGTTTCCATAAATAATACCAGATTG AACAAAGACAATGACACCCTGAAAGAGCTGCTGAAGGTGAATGTGGAGAAGCCGGTGAAGATCCTGGTGTACAGCAGCAAGACACTGGAGCTGCGAGAGACCACTGTCACCCCCAGCAACATGTGGGGAGgccaggggctgctgggagtcAGCATCCGCTTCTGCAGCTTCGAGGGAGCCAATGAGAACGTCTGGCACGTGCTG GAGGTGGAGACGAACTCTCCCGCTGCCCTGGCAGGCTTAAGGCCACACACAGACTACATTATTGGAGCCGACACTGTCATGAATGAG TCCGAGGACCTGTTCTCCCTCATCGAGTCGCACGAGGGGAAGGGCCTGAAGCTGTACGTGTACAACACAGACACGGACAACTGCCGAGAGGTGGTGATCACGCCCAACAGCGCATGGGGCGGGGAGGGCAG TCTGGGCTGCGGGATCGGCTACGGCTACCTCCACAGGATCCCCACACGACCCTTCGAGGAGGGGAAGAAGATCAGCTTTCCGGGACAGGCCTCCAGTGAGCCGGTCAGCCCGCTGAAGGACGGCTTCATGGAG GTGCAGCTCTCTGCggtcagccccccccctcctgcaccTTCTGCTCCCTCGGGACTTGAGGAGGGACTCTCCGGCCTGTCAGTCAGCTGCGCCCCGCCCACCGCCTCCAGCGTTCTCAACACAG GTGTCCCGACTGTACCATTGTTACCTACTCAAGCCAGCACCTCCATGAGCTCAGTACCTCCCTTCAACCCCGCCACCACGTTACCAG GTCTGATGCCCTTGCCAGGGGGCCTGCCACCTCTTCCTAATCTGCCTAATCTGCCAAATCTGAATGTCCCGTTACCGGATTTGAGCACAATGTCATTACCCAGCATCAGTGGCCTGCCCCCACCTACAG GTCTCCCTCCTCTGGCCGGCCTGCCCCCTCTGAATCTGCCCGGGATGgcccccctgtccctctcaaGCATGCTCCCATCCCAGCTGCCCCTGGTCGCGGGTGTGACGCCCGCCCTGTCCGAATTCCCCGCTCCCATCGCCCCGCCCTCCCTCACAGCCGTCAGCACGGCCGCCCCCGCCCTGATCCTGGACACAGCATCATCTCCGAAACCTCCCGCCCCCGTTCACATGGCGACAGAGACGGCGGTCTCCACGGATACCCTCTCCGCCGCACTGGCGGGCGCCCAGGTGTCTCCCGTGTCCTCGTAA
- the LOC118785741 gene encoding serine/threonine-protein kinase tousled-like 1-B: MSVQSNSGSGGSLEGTPSWSQLSTSPTPGVISQQQIAAPVKAKEGGMEELHSLDPRRQELLEARFMGGVSGSTGGSTGSASGGTKGLTNNECSNHSFGSLGSSSDKESESSDVKRGSSPAYSIPEKKHSDSSRGRKRKAENQSESSQGKSVVRGPKISDYFDFQGGNGSSPVRGLPPAIRSPQNSHSHSTPGSTIRQNSSSPTSLSFGDHIMHPKQLSIKCVQTDLTVLKLAALESNKNLDLEKKEGRIDDLLRANCDLRRQIDEQQKLLEKYKERLNKCITMSKKLLIEKSTQEKQACREKSMQDRLRLGHFTTVRHGASFTEQWTDGFAFQNLVKQQEWINQQREEIERQRKLLAKRKPPTTNTSQAPVTNSEPKQRKTKAVNGAENDPFLKPSLPQLLTLAEYHEQEEIFKLRLGNLKKEEAEIQVELERLERVRNLHIRELKRINNEDSSQFKDHPTLNERYLLLHLLGRGGFSEVYKAFDLIEQRYAAVKIHQLNKNWREEKKENYHKHACREYRIHKQLDHPRIVKLYDYFSLDTDTFCTVLEYCEGNDLDFYLKQHKLMSEKEARSIVMQIVNALRYLNEIKPPIIHYDLKPGNILLVDGTACGEIKITDFGLSKIMDDDNYGVDGMDLTSQGAGTYWYLPPECFVVGKEPPKISNKVDVWSVGVIFFQCLYGRKPFGHNQSQQDILQENTILKATEVQFPVKPVASNEAKAFIRRCLAYRKEDRFDVHQLGSDSYLLPHMRRSNSSGNLQMSLSGGSGPASSSIIY; this comes from the exons GCGGGATGGAGGAGCTGCACAGCCTGGACCCCCGGaggcaggagctgctggaggcgCGCTTCATGGGGGGGGTCAGCGGCAGCACGGGGGGCAGTACGGGGAGCGCCAGCGGGGGCACCAAG GGCTTGACTAACAATGAATGTTCCAACCACAGCTTTGGAAGTCTTGGTTCCTCAAGTGACAAGGAATCGGAG AGCTCGGATGTGAAGAGGGGCAGTTCTCCTGCATATTCG ATCCCTGAAAAGAAACACTCCGATTCCTCCAGAGGAAGAAAGCGGAAAGCTGAGAATCAGTCTGAGAGCAGCCAAG ggaAGTCTGTTGTACGGGGACCCAAAATTAGTGATTATTTTGAT TTCCAGGGCGGGAACGGGTCCAGTCCGGTGAGGGGTCTGCCCCCAGCCATCCGCTCTCCGCAGAACTCTCATTCCCATTCCACACCAGGCTCCACT ATCAGACAAAATAGCTCATCACCAACCAGTCTGTCTTTCGGGGACCACATAATGCATCCGaaacagctgtcaatcaaatgcGTCCAG ACTGACCTCACCGTTCTAAAGCTGGCTGCCCTTGAGAGTAATAAGAACCTGGACCTGGAGAAGAAAGAGGGCAGAATAGACGATTTGCTTAGG GCAAACTGTGATCTTAGAAGACAAATAGATGAACAACAAAAATTACTTGAAAAGTACAAGGAACGcttaaataaatgcatcactATGAGCAAGAAGTTGCTCATTGAAAAG AGCACACAGGAGAAGCAGGCGTGTCGGGAGAAGAGCATGCAGGACAGGTTACGGCTCGGCCACTTCACCACCGTGCGGCACGGCGCCTCCTTCACTGAGCAGTGGACCGACGGATTCGCCTTCCAGAACCTCGTCAA GCAGCAGGAGTGGATAaaccagcagagggaggagattgagagacagagaaaactgTTAGCCAAGAGGAAACCTCCGACCACAAACACCTCCCAGGCACCAGTCACCAACTCGGAGCCGAAGCAGCGGAAAACCAAGGCCGTGAACGGGGCAGAGAATGACCCCTTCCTCAAACCCAGCCTGCCACAGCT GCTGACCCTAGCTGAGTACCACGAGCAGGAGGAAATCTTCAAACTACGACTTGGGAATCTCAAAAAG GAAGAAGCTGAAATccaggtggagctggagaggctggagagagTGCGCAACCTCCACATCCGTGAGCTGAAGAGGATCAACAACGAGGACAGCTCTCA GTTTAAAGACCATCCAACCTTGAACGAGAGGTATCTACTGTTACATCTTCTGGGAAGAGGAGGATTTAGTGAAGTATACAAG GCCTTCGACTTGATTGAGCAGCGGTACGCAGCGGTGAAAATACACCAGCTCAACAAGAACtggagggaggagaaaaaggagaactACCACAA ACACGCCTGTCGAGAATACAGAATACACAAGCAGCTGGACCACCCCAGAATAGTGAAGCTCTACGACTACTTCTCATTGGACACGGACAC GTTTTGCACAGTGCTGGAATACTGTGAAGGCAACGACCTGGACTTCTACTTGAAACAGCACAAGCTGATGTCGGAGAAGGAGGCGCGCTCCATCGTCATGCAGATAGTGAATGCACTGCGATACCTGAATGAGATCAAGCCCCCCATCATCCACTACGACCTCAAGCCAG GTAACATCCTGCTGGTCGATGGCACAGCCTGCGGGGAAATCAAAATCACAGACTTCGGCTTGTCCAAGATCATGGATGACGACAACTACGGAGTGGATGGGATGGACCTGACCTCACAGGGGGCGGGGACATACTG GTACCTGCCTCCTGAATGTTTCGTAGTTGGTAAAGAGCCCCCGAAGATTTCCAACAAGGTGGACGTGTGGTCGGTGGGCGTCATCTTTTTCCAGTGTCTGTACGGCAGGAAG CCGTTTGGGCATAACCAGTCTCAGCAGGACATTCTACAGGAGAACACCATACTGAAAGCCACCGAGGTCCAGTTTCCCGTGAAGCCCGTCGCCAGCAACGAAGCAAAG GCGTTTATTCGCCGCTGCCTGGCGTACCGGAAGGAGGACCGCTTCGACGTGCACCAGCTGGGCAGCGACTCCTACCTGCTTCCTCATATGAGGAGGTCCAACTCCTCAGGGAACCTGCAGATGTCGCTCTCTGGGGGCTctggccccgcctcctccagcATCATCTACTGA